One window of the Trifolium pratense cultivar HEN17-A07 linkage group LG2, ARS_RC_1.1, whole genome shotgun sequence genome contains the following:
- the LOC123909324 gene encoding glycolipid transfer protein 3-like — translation MKRSRDTEKRSEINSAIEELSVLVIVKPADVNHEAAVAHIPTKPFLSLCYMILQFLDKVGPTMAVLRQDIHQNIKRLEAMHESNPLTNSNLVEILKSETSKGNAKKRISGSKSFVWLTRSLDFTSALFQALLVKDPIKNMEQAVQESYEATLKPWHGWISSAAFRVAIKLVPDTKTFMDLLSEKDENCDTVTEKMQILVSLLVPFLEDVHCILKVYKLDRLKSN, via the exons ATGAAGAGGAGTAGAGATACTGAGAAAAGATCAGAGATAAATTCAGCCATTGAAGAGCTTTCTGTTCTTGTTATAGTCAAACCAGCTGATGTAAATCATGAAGCTGCAGTTGCACATATCCCAACCAAGCCTTTTCTATCTCTATGTTACATGATTCTACAATTTCTTG ATAAGGTAGGACCTACAATGGCTGTTTTGAGACAAGACATTCACCAGAATATTAAG AGATTGGAAGCTATGCATGAATCAAATCCCTTAACCAATTCAAATTTGGTTGAGATATTGAAATCAGAAACTAGCAAAGGCAATGCAAAGAAGAGGATTAGTGGCAGTAAATCCTTTGTTTGGCTCACTAG ATCCTTGGATTTCACATCAGCATTGTTTCAAGCACTACTAGTAAAAGATCCGATAAAGAATATGGAACAAGCGGTTCAAGAGTCGTATGAAGCAACTTTAAAACCATGGCATGGATGGATTTCATCAGCTGCTTTCAGA GTGGCTATAAAACTAGTGCCTGATACTAAAACATTCATGGATCTACTCAGTGAAAAAGATGAAAACTGTGACACCGTAACGGAGAAAATGCAGATTTTGGTTTCTTTGCTTGTGCCTTTTCTTGAGGATGTCCATTGTATTCTA AAAGTGTATAAATTGGACAGGCTTAAGTCAAATTGA